The genome window AAAAACAATCTGTTGACACCACTTTTTTTCCCAATATCAACGTTTCCACTAACACCATTCCCATACCCTCCCTTTCAGAGGATACTACAAGCATTTCTGAGTTTTTAATAATTGAGTATGGGTTTGAAGAAAAACCAATTAATTTTACTGAATTAGTAAGTTCTAAGGATTCTATATATGATTCAAGAGACTCTTTAAGAGCACCTTGTCCTACTATATATAGATCATATTCCTTATACAATTCTGATAATTTGAAGGCTTTTATAAGTATATCAAACCTTTTTACTACAGCGAGACTCCCTACTCCAACTATATATTTTCTGGAAAGTATAATCTTGTTCGGTTCTTTTCCTTTTAATCTGATTTCAGCGATATCAAGTGGGTTAAATATTTTTTGGATCGAATTATATTCTTTTGTAATATTATTTTTTATATCTTCCTCAACCCCCTTTGACACTGTAATAATGTCTTGATTTCTGAATAACCATTTTAAAAAGTATCTCAGGAAAATATTTTTATCCACAAAGAATTCTGTAGATGTATTGCTATGAATAACAAAATAATTTTTTATGCGAGCGAGTTTGCATACAGTATTTGCAAAAATAAGATGGGAAAATATTTTTTTTTCAATATGAGTATCTCCTGAAATAATTTTTCGCACCTTAAAAGAACAATATATCGTTTTTAGTAGAAAATGTTTTTTAAAAAAAGTAGGGATACGAAGTGAGACAACTTGAATACCACTTAAATCATATGCTGAAGTAATGGAATCATCTAACACCACGACCTGGTATGGAAACTGTATCTTATTTAAATAATGACACATATTTAATATTGCCTTTTCAGCACCACCGCCAGCTAATCCTCCAATTATAAAGTACCATTTCATCTTTTTCTCCTTTTAAAATACCAATACAATTGCTTCACAGGATTTCTTATTCCTATTGCATATAAATAGTTTAAACCATCATAACGTAAGTGATAAGCAATTGTTTTTATGACACCATGTTGGGGTAAATAATAATTTTTTAAAATTTTTCTTTTTTCTTTGAGTTCTAATAATCGGAATGGCATTAAGGAGTTGCTAGAAACACCTTCTGAAAACATATTTGCGATTATTATCGCATCCATTATCATATCCGCTTTTGAATGCAGAATTCTTAAAAAATGTTCATAGTCTCCGGCAATTTTATAAGATATATCATACTTTCCTACTGTGTCAAATATTTTTTTTTGGTAAAAGGTTCCCTGATGCCTTAGGGTATCTTTCCCATAAATACTTCTTATATCTAATGTAGAGTACAAAGTATTCTTTTTATGATATTTTTCAATTATATAATTCACTGCACCACAAAAAACATCCACATCCCGATACTTACTCATGAATAGATTTTGGACTTGCTCGAGAACACTTTCTCCTACAAACTCATCATCACTATTCATGAAATTAAGATAATCCCCAGTGGCAATATCAATTCCTTTATTCATCGCATCATATATACCTCTATCTTTTTCAGAAACCCACTTATAATCAATTTTTTTCTCTTTGAATAAAGGAGCGTATTTTTTTATTATTCCAATAGTCCCATCTGTAGATGCACCATCTACCACAATATACTCAATATGAGGATAGGTCTGACAGAGAACACTTTTAAAAGTTCGTTCAATAGTTTTTTCACTGTTAAAGCAAACGGTAATTATGGAAAACGTAATCATATTTTATTGTATTTCACAATGGCAGGAAGGACGGTTCTAAGTCATTTTTACTTTTGATTTTCATAAAATATAGAATGTATAGCATATCTTTAAAATTTTACAATGAAAGGATGTTTTTTTTCATTTCTTGTATTCCTTTTTCATTTTTCTAAACAAAAATTCAATATAAATGAACAATCAGAATCAAAAAAACTATTTTGCTTTTTTATATACCTTATTATTACAAATATTACATATTTATAACACCTATCTGAATGAACACAACATTTATTATAGAAATATGCACAGACATAATTCGTTTCTTAAAACACCCATCAGAATTATCCAAAACAGAAAAAAGTATACAAAATAAATGGAAAATATTCCTTTGTATCTTTTTTTTTGATGTAGTTATAATGGTAGTTCTTGTAGTTTTTTTAGAACTATTAGACACAGTTTTTGACCTCCATTTAGATGACAATTACAAGGGAAAAGAGATGATGAAAACATTACCCTTTTGGACGCTCTTCCCTTTGGTATGTTTTATTATCCCTTTTATAGAAGAACTTATATTTCGCTTGCACTTAAAGTTTCATAGAAATTACCTTTTGCGGTTTCTTATTTTTTTATCCTCTTTGGTAGGCAGGGGAGAACAGGTTCGCAATTTCTTCCACTCTTTCTATATAAGTCAATATCCCATTATATTTTATTTATCCACTTTCGTATTTGCTTTTGTTCATGTTTCCAATTACGAATTAACAGATGCAATACTTTTCCTCTTCCCATTTATAGTTCTTCCTCAATTTATCGGTGGGCTTTTCATAGGGTATATAAGGGTGAGGTATGGTCTTATTATGGGTTTTTTATTACATAGTTTGAATAATACTTTATTTTTTATAGTGATGTGGTTTACCGAACGGATGTAAAAAATTGCTTTTCGTGTTGCTTACTGACAAAATGTCGCTCTTTTTACCAAAAAACCATTGGCATTAGTATTGTATTTTTGAATGTAAATAGAATTCATTTCACAAAAAATAAAAAACATTAAAATTAAAATAAACATACCTTTATGGGAAAAATAATAGGAATAGATTTAGGAACCACAAACTCATGTGTAGCAGTAATGGAGGGGAACGAACCCGTAGTAATCCCCAATAGCGAGGGAAGGAGAACGACTCCTTCGATAGTTGCTTTTTTAGATGACGGAAAAGGAGAAAGAAAAGTTGGCGACCCCGCAAAACGCCAAGCAATCACCAACCCACGAAATACCATTAGCTCTATCAAACGATTTATGGGCAAAAAATACACGAACATTACCAAAGAAAGAGAACATATATCCTATCAAGTAGAGAAGGGAAATAATGAAACTGTGCGGGTTCGCATAGGAGATAAAAACTATACTCCCCAAGAAATATCTGCTATCATTCTCCAAAAAATGAAAACCACTGCCGAAGATTATTTAGGGCAAGGAATAAAAGAAGCCGTCATAACTGTGCCCGCTTATTTTAATGATGCGGAACGCCAAGCCACAAAAGAAGCAGGAACAATAGCAGGGTTAGATGTAAAAAGAATCATCAACGAACCAACCGCCGCCGCCCTTGCCTACGGACTTGATAAAAAAAATAAAGAAATCAAAATAGCCGTCTATGACCTCGGTGGCGGAACATTTGATATCTCTATATTAGAGCTGGGAGATGGTGTCTTTGAGGTAAAGTCCACTAACGGAGATGTCCATTTAGGAGGAGATGACTTTGATGCATGCATCATTAATTGGTTAGCCGAAGAGTTTTTGAAAGACGAAGGCATAGACCTCCGAAAAGACCACATGGCATTGCAACGTCTCAAAGAAGCAGCGGAAAAAGCCAAAATAGAACTCTCTAGTTCCACCAGCACAGAAATAAATCTCCCTTATATAATGCCCGTGCAAGGTATCCCTAAGCACTTAGTCCGAACTCTCTCCCGAGCTACTTTTGAAAAAATAACCGACACCCTCATACAAAGAACCATTGAACCATGCAAAAAAGCATTAGCCGACTCAG of Chitinophagaceae bacterium contains these proteins:
- a CDS encoding glycosyltransferase, which produces MKWYFIIGGLAGGGAEKAILNMCHYLNKIQFPYQVVVLDDSITSAYDLSGIQVVSLRIPTFFKKHFLLKTIYCSFKVRKIISGDTHIEKKIFSHLIFANTVCKLARIKNYFVIHSNTSTEFFVDKNIFLRYFLKWLFRNQDIITVSKGVEEDIKNNITKEYNSIQKIFNPLDIAEIRLKGKEPNKIILSRKYIVGVGSLAVVKRFDILIKAFKLSELYKEYDLYIVGQGALKESLESYIESLELTNSVKLIGFSSNPYSIIKNSEMLVVSSEREGMGMVLVETLILGKKVVSTDCFSGPREILREKFKDYLAEVNNPNDLAEKMKKAVTSYPPIEESDIEDFKVETIFKQYMKL
- a CDS encoding glycosyltransferase family 2 protein; amino-acid sequence: MITFSIITVCFNSEKTIERTFKSVLCQTYPHIEYIVVDGASTDGTIGIIKKYAPLFKEKKIDYKWVSEKDRGIYDAMNKGIDIATGDYLNFMNSDDEFVGESVLEQVQNLFMSKYRDVDVFCGAVNYIIEKYHKKNTLYSTLDIRSIYGKDTLRHQGTFYQKKIFDTVGKYDISYKIAGDYEHFLRILHSKADMIMDAIIIANMFSEGVSSNSLMPFRLLELKEKRKILKNYYLPQHGVIKTIAYHLRYDGLNYLYAIGIRNPVKQLYWYFKRRKR
- a CDS encoding CPBP family intramembrane metalloprotease, yielding MNTTFIIEICTDIIRFLKHPSELSKTEKSIQNKWKIFLCIFFFDVVIMVVLVVFLELLDTVFDLHLDDNYKGKEMMKTLPFWTLFPLVCFIIPFIEELIFRLHLKFHRNYLLRFLIFLSSLVGRGEQVRNFFHSFYISQYPIIFYLSTFVFAFVHVSNYELTDAILFLFPFIVLPQFIGGLFIGYIRVRYGLIMGFLLHSLNNTLFFIVMWFTERM
- the dnaK gene encoding molecular chaperone DnaK, which encodes MGKIIGIDLGTTNSCVAVMEGNEPVVIPNSEGRRTTPSIVAFLDDGKGERKVGDPAKRQAITNPRNTISSIKRFMGKKYTNITKEREHISYQVEKGNNETVRVRIGDKNYTPQEISAIILQKMKTTAEDYLGQGIKEAVITVPAYFNDAERQATKEAGTIAGLDVKRIINEPTAAALAYGLDKKNKEIKIAVYDLGGGTFDISILELGDGVFEVKSTNGDVHLGGDDFDACIINWLAEEFLKDEGIDLRKDHMALQRLKEAAEKAKIELSSSTSTEINLPYIMPVQGIPKHLVRTLSRATFEKITDTLIQRTIEPCKKALADSGFSIDQIDEVILVGGSTRIPKIQEVVEKFFGKKPSKGVNPDEVVAIGAAIQGGVLTGEVKDVLLLDVTPLSLGIETYGNVFTKLIESNTTIPTKKSQVFSTAADNQPSVEIHVLQGERTMAKDNRTIGKFHLDGIPPSPRGTPQIEVTFDIDANGILHVSAKDKGTGKEQKIRIEASSGLTDKEIERMKNEAKANEESDKREKERIEKINAADSMIFQTEKQLKEYEGKLSPQNKTSIQSALDKLKEAHKNGDIGNIDTATQELNNAWNSASQEIYNTKDTTSPPDNNSNENPNQDTATDVPYEEVKK